ggCCAGTAAcgaaaatttaaacaaataaaaaaaatatatatatatatatataaacagaaatgaaaataaaaataacccaCACATCGTCATCGCCACTGATTTTCTAGCACTAGTCCCATTTTGCCATCGTCCTTGtctactcttcttcttcttctctttttattcttcttcttcttcttcatcttcttgtgCTTCTCTTCGACTCTTGTGCTTCTTTTAAATGTATTCTGAgactttcttttgtttttataaaaagcGAAGTACCTTTTTTTCGAGTGGTGGTGTGCCCTGACATGCACTCACATGAACCAAGTACTAACATTTTAAAGTTACAACTTccaaaaagctaattttttatttattttttcttttagaactcgggtttcaaaaaaatatagtgGGAaacttattaataattttatatacatgTGATCTGCCAGTGACTATCAAtctacatcatcatcatatttttttctttttttttttttttccttttttttatgaattacatcatcatcatctaagtagattgcatattaatttaattaactaacaTTTCAATTAGGgattaacatataaaataagacatagatttataattttaaatatttttaagaaagtatatatattttttactattaaacatataaatatttatatttattaatttttatatataaatatatcaaattaGCAGTAatcccgaaacggtacaccggtatcaATCAGTTCCGAAATATTTCATTTCCCTGACCAAACCGAAACAGCTTCTGGTACGATATTGACTCCCTTGCTTTGCTTCCTTTAAtaatatgtttaattttttttaaagtaatgctATTTGgcacaaacttttttaaaatatttttacaagctGTTGATATAGCAAATTCATATTGGTTTGCACTTAGCCCaccacttttttacttactaataaccactcactgcatcaacaatttgtaaaaatgtttgtaACTCTAAcatttaaaacaataattatcAATGAAGACAAATGTCCTATCTGTACAAGGGAGGCGGAGACAGCTATTCACGTGTTATGGGGCTGTGCTGCTGTAACAGATGTGTGGGCTGGGAGTATAATCAAATTGTAGAAGGTAGGTTCAGGTTTCCGAGATGTCTTGCAGCTGGTGGAGTATCTTGTGGACCGGCTCTCAACTGAAGAAATGGAGCTGTTTTGGGTGCAAAGTTGGCTCATATGGAACCAATGGAACTGTGTTCGATATAGAGGACAGCTGAAGAATCCGACCAATCTGAATAGGAAAGCAGAGGAGTTGTTGCAGGATTTTAAGCAAGCCCAAGTGCATTTGAGTGTGAGTCCAATGGAGCAATCAAGCAATGAAGTCTGGCAGCCACCTCCATCAATGGTGTACAAGCTAAACTTTGATGCAGCAATATTTTCAGGAATGGAGAAATTTGGTATAGGAGCAATAATTCGAAATGAGAGGGGCGAAGTTATGGCTGGTATGTCTGCTATTGGGCCGATGGTTGAAACAAGTGAGGAAGCTGAACTTTTGGCATGTCGAAGATCTCTTGAATTTGCTGTGGATGCTGGGTTCACTAGAGTGTGATTGAGGGAGATAATACCAATGTTATGCAAGCTATTTCTTCAATAGCGGCTAACTATTCATTCCTAGGCAATGTGGTTGATGATATTTGCCATTTAATGTCTTGTTTACAAGTGGGTTAAAACTAGTAAGGTTAGGAGAGGAGGGAATAAAGTAGCGCATATTCTTGCACAGCATGCTAGAAATTTAGAGTATGATTTGTACTGGTTGGAGGATTCTCCCCCACCTGCTGTGGAAGCCTTGTATCAGGATTcgttattattataattatatgaaTGCAGGTTTGttctcaaaaaacaataattctaaaatttagttcaatataaagaccattaaaaaaatcaataattctaaaatttaaaacaaaatatacaagcccaaaaaattagcacaataacaaaaaataccaataattaatctaaaacaaattaagtccaatcaaccaattttatccaaagaaaaacaacttggcctcttaaaaaaatttaaataaaattattttgtcctTACCCAGTAGTAGCATCaaagtcacacacacacaccaaaaaaaaaaaatctctcaagCGGCTAAGTAGCAGTAGAGCCAGAGGTTCAAGCTATTACACATAACCAACAACAAAGTCACTCCTTAACTTTAAGTCCTAGCTCCATTGAGAGTGTTACAGCAGTTTGGGATTGATCAACTGTATTTGATTCGCCAACCTCAATCTTTCCATTCGCAGATGAGTGGAGCTGCTAGATGTAGTtcactttaaaaaatgtattttgcaAAATAAAGTGACACCGTTCATTAAGTTCAATTCaccttaaaatttattttgcttcGGTTAGGTCCACAAAGAGAGATTATTTGGCTGTCCAGATTATTATGCCCTTATAATTCTAATAAATTTCACCTGATCCCTTCAATGTGTTTTTTCTAGGTTATAGGCTAAAACATAGAAGTAACAAATGTTTCCACAttaaaaaatgatcaagttTATATCTCATGTTTTAtcatatttcaagtttttttttttttttttttgcccttttCAACAAAAATCTCCATCATCCATGTTAAACCTTCAGACAAACTCCAACAATTATGTCATTTTTGTGCATCTCATTTTGGGTTCTAACATAAGAGCACTCACAGCAGTGGTGGTATATTGCTatattgctatattttagcTTCTCAACCACCAAAAAGTGTgctccagcagtggagctatagcaaaaaaaattttgcttccAGGTACAGTACACATCTAAAGATAGATGTGTACTGTAgctcaaaggtaaaaaaatatatattattttattaaatttctctctcttctatcctttaaaaaatattttttcttctttctttttcgttCTCTCTggcttctcttctttcatcgtttctccttctctttttttttttttttctctccctcatcTACTCTCTGCTTCGCCGCCGATTCTTGTTGAATCGTCGAGCTTCGCGGCCGATTCTTGCTGAATCGTTGAGCTTCGCCGCCGATAAGGTCTAGATCGTCGAGCCTCGCCGCCGATAAGGTCTAGATCGTCGAGCTTCACCGCCGATAAGGTCTGGATCGTCGAGCCTCGCCGCCGATAAGGTCTGGATTGTCGAGCCTTGCCGCCGATAAGTTCTGGATCGTCAACCTTCATCGCCAACCCATCTCGCCCAGTCCTCCATTTCGCCGCCGATCCTCATTCTCATCGCCCACGTCACTGTCCCACGCCGCCGACCCATCTCGCCTAGTCCGTCTCACCGCCGACCTGTTCGTGGGTTTCTCTGTGGCTGTGTTGGTGTGGTGATTTTTCTCTGTGatttgtgtgggtttgttggtgTGGGTTTCTTTGTAATTTGTGTAGTGGTTTTTggctaatttggatttttggcaGTGGTTATGGGTGGTTGTTGGCTTGTTAGTTTTTGTTGGAAGGTTGTGGGCGGTTGATCTTGGTTggttggcagtggtggtggatcggttgtggtgtttttttgttttgtgagatgtattattttattgtagtagaaatattattttattgtgatgtttatgttattttattgtgttgaaagctaaaatagatccactgctgtagcatgttttgtaaagtgaataggtaaaataaataaagtaacattttgtggagctaaattgctaaaattttagctccactcctgtggatgctcttacacagttcaaaatttctattttatgtGTGTAGAGTACAACAAAAAGGTGCACATCTAGAATGTACGTATTTTTTAGACAGGTTTTGCGATGATACATGACCAGATGTGCCACTTTGACTTAGGTCTACAGGAAATGTTCTTAATAGAGATGTCATATAACAATTGGTGAGGCACTAGAGGCAACTGCTCTTTCATTCGGTGACAAACCTATTGATGACCAAGGTGACGCTACTGCAATACAAGCTGCTGAGATGAGAGCCACTAGGACTAACGAAATAACACCTAGTGGAGTGACTTCCAGGGCACAATCTGCTGCTAATGAGAATAAGACTACTCTCTGTGATATATATCCTAGCGgtaattaatttttgttcaCTATTGATTTGTCTCATCATGATGACCAGTTACATGGGTGATGCTAGTTATAAGTGTATTTTGactaggaaaatgttaaaagtacTATAATAATTTCTATTTCAAAATGTTTAGGGGTTGTAATGGGTGCAACTGCaacattaactaaataaataaaattttaactactttttctttttctttgttttaaaattaaaactaaaggTAATTGTGGGAGGCCCAAGACATTAGACCCCCTGGGCCTTGTTTGAAGAGTCTAAAAGCCCAACGTGTCTACCCATTAGGTTTTAGATGGGCCCTAGAACtaccaaaaagaagaaagaggccGAAGAGTCATTCTGTCCAAAGAAGGCGACTGGACGAGGACAATTCGTGGGAAGGAAGAAATTTTTACGAGGCCGAGGGTAATCATCTGAGGAAGGTAGCAGTACACAGACCAGACCAGGAATAAGGGAAAAGTTTCCAGAAAAGTGTCAATCACCTCCCAACAACCATGCTAGCCATATTAATAGCCAAATGATATAGTTGCAAGACAGCTTGTAACATTCTCAGCATGACTTAAAAGGGAAGAATGTGACAAGTATCTTAAAGGAAAATCAACAGGCCCTCCCTGTGTACAGGGCtggccctaggcctaggccatgACCCAAGGCCCCCTAACATGGAAAGGCCCCCAAATATGGGGCAGtaagtcttttttattttcaattaaaaaaatatctatgagataagtgcattttttttccaaaggcCTAAAATATTAGAGTAATGCTAGTATATTACAAGCTTTATTATAAAGTCCTATAAATAAACATGTGACCAATCATATGAAATAATTCAATACTCATTTATTCTTTGATTGAAGTGTCACCTCATtgtcacatcagtttgtaagctttttacaataaaatttatagtaaatttAGCATTCTctccacaaaaaataaaataaaataaaatatgaattaatagAAATGCAACCTAATCTCCATTAAGtgaataaaaaatgctaaaattaatacaaattttacgacaaaaatcttacaaactgatgtgacaCTAATATGATTGGTGtcacttaaacaatataataaatgaatgtttgaatttttttttttttaaatgggtgaTATTCTAGTTTGTAAAACCTATATAGTAAGTATCATTAGCTCACTTTGGATGAATTATCCATATTAATAAGTATGAATTcgtaataaatttgaaataaaaaaaaatataataaaaaataaactaaaaactgTAATATTTAAGTGATATTTAGATGTAAAAAGCCCCTTTATAATTTTCACCTTAAACCTCAAATTATCTTGGGCCGGCCCTGCCTGTTGAGGAACAGGATTAGATCTGAAGCACTATAAAAGAGAGGAAAACTCCTATGAACAGGGATCAGATCCTTAAAGAATCAAAGAGAATACTTATCCCTACATCCTACCAAGTGTAAAAGGTTCATCGGCCATTCCGAGGAACAtaaatcaaattatcaaatacATATATTATTTAGACCTTACTTTTTATCccaatatctttttttctttttttcttttattttttctttgttcaagaTCTGTCATTTAAGATTCATCATGTTGGCCCGAAGACTCATCTCTATAAATTAGTTGTAATGAGCCTTGAACCAAGCCCAATCACCTTTTTGGGCCTTGGATTTTTGCCCCATAcaataatgtataatttatagtatgttaatatcattattttgtACAAAATCACATGGTAATAATTAGTATtactttaataatataataattaaattttttatatttttcaaaaatagactTTATTACTATAGTAAATCTGTAGTAAATTTACtttactaaattttaaaatggtagatgaatattacaaattttataaatatatgtaattaataaaagaaattagttAAGATATTTATTCATGATTTTATTTAAGTATTATAATCATAATTATACATACTTTctttgtatgtgttttttttattaaaattggtaGTAGATTATAtattcttcatatatatatatatatatatatatatatatatatatatgaaattattaaaTTCTTAGTTACTATTTCAAGCCCTATATTCTTTTTATCTCTCATTTCATATTAAAAGGTTAGAAAATCCACATTTAAGTTAATTACATTCCAACGTTTTATCTTAAAGTTTACAGTGTGATTGGAAAATTgtaactcaaaaaaatattgtttgagCAGGATGTCACTGCATGGCTGCTAATTGATAAAGCAGTGACGAGAAGATGCTGAAAGGGTGATATTAATTGGtgcaaaaataagaaagaagctTGAAATGAGCACTACTCTTGGTGGAATTGCCGCCTCTATTGCGGCAGTGGCTAGGGATAACCAAGCAAGTAATATCATATGGGATTATGGGAAAGAAGTAGTTTCATGAGGTTTTGTGTTCTGGGGCAATGACTCTTTTAGTATAAAAGTTATAAAGAGATGAGCATAGAGTCTAGGGCTATCACTAGATCCACTACTCTTTTCCGTTTTTTAATCATGCTTTTAATTCTAATAGTGGAGCTATAATACTTTTATCTTCTACTCCATATTGGATCTGTTTCTATAAaaacatagaatttttttttttattaatccaaaattttaatgttttcaatatATCAAATGatcttttaaatataaaaaatacaatgataaCAATAAAACTAACCGAAACAGCGAAGATTAAAGATAAGGTTTTCCAATTCTAGAATTGGAAAACCTTGTTTAATGAAGAGCATCATAAGCATTCCTTCCTATTGGCTGGCCTTGGTACAAATATGACTCCTTCGTCACTTCTATTACAACACGTACAGGTGGGTCATCTCTCATTTGAAGACTTAAAAAATGGCTACcgcatttttttataattcctaTCAAATAAAGAGAATATGCTCCCTCATATATAAATTGGTATCCAGACTCTATTGCTACTCTTCACCTCAGTGCTGATATAGCAAACCTAGTGCTACTCTTCACCTCACTGCTTATAAGCATGTGTAAGTTGCTTAATTTTCTAAGCAACTTCCACCTTGGTCCATAATGTGCAAAAATCATGTCTTGGGCAATATAGGCTAAATGGGTTGCACCAGCATTTGGGGGTCTGTTAGAGAAATTCATGTGTAGGGCTTGAGAAATGCTCAAGCTAGCTGCATCTGGTGTAGATGCCACGTACGGGCATGTCACAAGTGCCCATTTTTATATAGGTACATGACAGGTCCATATTctatgatgcacggacacggacacgacACAGACATAGATACAACgatacggcaatttttgaaaaataaggacacGACACGGCGTGGACAtagcaattaaataattaattaaatttacatttaggcctattttttaatattttggcataaaatatgtttatatttagaatttaaattatataagaactacaaataagtaaactaaccGCAAAGTAGTGCAATAATACACAAaaaatgtttagagtacaaaccaagAATTTAAATGTTCTACATTCAATgtcaaactaaaaatataaaaggaaaccAAACTTAAAAAAGTATAACTCAATGTCAGTGACACTGTGACAATGTGAGtggggtttaaaaaaaaaacaaaacaacacgTTATAACTTATATTAAAGTAACACAGTACACCCATTCACCAAaatatctgaaaaaaaaaaaaacaaacaaacaaacaaagagagagaggagaagaggtCGGACAATCCACactgagagagacagagagatcGGAAGGGACAGGTTAAGGTGTCGACGTCTATGGAGCTCGTCGATCGGCCCAATCTAGCTCCAACGAGGGACAGAAGGCAGCGGCAGCGGCAGCGGCAGCGGGCAGAGGTCAGAGGGAGGATGGGTTGAGAGCTTAAGATGCCAACAGAggtttgtgatttttatttctttttggttctGCTGGCGTGTCAGTGCCGTGTCggagaagccaaaaaaaaaagacactgcTCGGACACCAGAGTCCGAGGAGTTGTACTAGTTTCAATGTCCAACACCGACACGTCGCCAAAAATGGCGTGTCAGTGCAACCTAGTCCATATTGCTTTGCCATTTTAGTGAAGGCTATAAGAGGCATTGTCCCTAGAAGTGGAAGTtcacctataatttttttttttttttttttttgagaaagaaagagaccGGCAACTTTATAAATCAAGGCCAAAAGTCAGCCAAAACAAAGGATACAATATCCGATGGATAGGAATCCAACTAAACTGAGATAGGGGAACAATATCTAGCTCTCTAGGCCAGAGCATGAGCAACAGTATTGCCCTGCCTACAGACATGAGAGAAAGAAGTACTCACAAAGGAGTTTACAATACAAAGGATATCGCGGATAAGATGACCACTCGGAGCGAAGTCCCAACCACCCCATTGAAGGGCCTTCATAACCTGTTCTAAATCTCCTTCAAAATTCACCCTGTCAAGACCAAGTTCTTCAGAGAAAAGAGCAGCGCGTCTAGCTGCCAACAATTCCAGAACATCCACTGATGGTGGCTTTCTGATTTTCTTTGCCAAAGCTGCCTTTACCTCGCCAAAGGAGTTTCGAACTACCACCCCGACCCCAGCATCTTCAGATTCACTATACATAGCCTCGTCGAAGTTTATCTTCCATACATTACAGGTAGGTGGACTCTAGACCTTAGGGCTGGAGTACAGACCGTGGGAGTGCATCTCTTCAGGGATTTGAAATCATGCAAGTAATCCTGCGCATAACCCACAATTTGACCCAACGACCTAGCAATTTCACCAAGTCTGATCTTGTTTCTGTGAAACCAAACAGACCAAGCAATCGTAGCAAACAGGGGAACCTGCTCAAACCTGGTGAAAACCAGATTTACCAACTCCTTAAAGGAGGTAAAGGCCACACCAAACTTAAAAATCCAGCCAAAATCTTTCACCCAAACCTCCTTGAGACCACTGCAACTCCACAGGAAGTGAAGAGTATTTTCATGAACACTTAGGCAGCGCGAACAGGCCGCAtctaacaaaatttttcttttcaccaAATTTTCTTTAGTAGCTAGAGAGTTCGTGCAAGCCCGTCAaagaaaatgtttaatttttcttgggACCTGAATTCTCCAAAGCTTTTTCCAAAAAACTCTATCATCAGTGCTGGCTTGAGGCAAATTCTCAACGGAATCCCAGCTCTCACATAACAGGCAGAAACCCGATTTAACAGAGTACTTGCCGGATTTCTCAAGAGACCAAATCACCACATCGGACTGAGAAAATGAGCAGAGAGGAAGGGCTTTTATCCGCGCAGCATCCGGGGGATGGAAACAACGATCAATCAACTGCACATTCCACCACCCCGAGGTCCGATTAATAAGCTTAGAAACAGTAGCCTCCGGATGAAGCTCACCCGAGGAAGAAGATAAAACTCCCTCCCCGTTTAGGAGCCATTTATCAGTAAAAATTCTGACATGCTGCCCATCACCAACTCTCCAACGAGCACCCATTTCAATTAAATGCCGAGATTTCAAGATGCTTTGCCAGGCAAAAGAACCAAAAGATACCTTGGCTTCAAAAATGGAACCATGAGGGAAATACTTAGCTTTAAACACCTTATAGAACAGGGAGTGTTCCTCATGAACCAGCCTCCACACCTGTTTAGAAAGTAAGGCCTCATTAAACTTACACAGGTCTTTAAAACCCATGCCACCATCCTCCTTAGGTTTGCAAAGTACCTCCCACTTATTCCAATGGATTTTCCGGCGGTCCCCCCAttgaccccaccaaaacctACGAACAATCATCTCAATGTCTTAACAGAGACCAACCGGGAGACGAAAACAACTCATGGCGAAGGTCGAGATGGCTTGAACAACGGCTTTTAATAAAACTTCCTTCCTGGCTTGGGAAATGAGTTTTTCCTTCCACCCTTGAAGTTTGCCCCAAACTCGATCTTTAATATAgttaaaacttgtttttttatgtCTCCCCACAACTACCGACAACCCCAAATACTTCTCGTACTCCCTAATTTCAGGAACCCCCAACAGACTTTGCCCTTGTAGCCTCGCTAAATCAGTCACATCACCACCAAAGAAGATAGTGGTTTTCtctgaatttaatttctgcccCGAAGCTTCCTTATATTTCCCAAGAATCTCAAGAATTGTTGACACATCTTCCACCCTAGCTCGGCAAAAAAGAAAGCTATCATCGGCAAATAAAAGATGGGAAATTTTTGGCCCATATTTGCAGAGAGAGAAGCCCTCAAGAGACTTGGCTGCCACAGCCTGCTCGATGAGACCATTTAAACATTCCGAGCAGAGGAGGAAGAGATAGGGGGAGAGGGGATCCCCTTGACGAATACCCCTAGTTGGGATAATGGTTTCCGAGGGCTCACCATTTACCAATACCGAGTAAGTCACTAACTGAATACACTCCATTATCCAACCAATCCACCTACTATGAAACCCCATCCTCTCCATTACCTTTTTAAGAAACA
The sequence above is drawn from the Castanea sativa cultivar Marrone di Chiusa Pesio chromosome 5, ASM4071231v1 genome and encodes:
- the LOC142634749 gene encoding uncharacterized protein LOC142634749 codes for the protein MVYPAPGIYAGCLTQGRAAGCLTQGRAPHTVGPAPVSHTRHICRVQDIKIASKLPPIIKNRFLSSRPTEVDEVSSFIKSVVTDDINKSLISSFSRAEIECALNQMAPLKAPSPDGLNHTFISLIPKVKNPEYITEFRPIALCNILYKLISKVLANKPKKVLPHIISNSQSAFQSNKVISNNILVAFETLHHMKRKKGGKVGHLALKLDISKAYDRLEWVFLKKVMERMGFHSRWIGWIMECIQLVTYSVLVNGEPSETIIPTRGIRQGDPLSPYLFLLCSECLNGLIEQAVAAKSLEGFSLCKYGPKISHLLFADDSFLFCRARVEDVSTILEILGKYKEASGQKLNSEKTTIFFGGDVTDLARLQGQSLLGVPEIREYEKYLGLSVVVGRHKKTSFNYIKDRVWGKLQGWKEKLISQARKEVLLKAVVQAISTFAMSCFRLPVWRLVHEEHSLFYKVFKAKYFPHGSIFEAKVSFGSFAWQSILKSRHLIEMGARWRVGDGQHVRIFTDKWLLNGEGVLSSSSGELHPEATVSKLINRTSGWWNVQLIDRCFHPPDAARIKALPLCSFSQSDVVIWSLEKSGKYSVKSGFCLLCESWDSVENLPQASTDDRVFWKKLWRIQELVNLVFTRFEQVPLFATIAWSVWFHRNKIRLGEIARSLGQIVGYAQDYLHDFKSLKRCTPTINFDEAMYSESEDAGVGVVVRNSFGEVKAALAKKIRKPPSVDVLELLAARRAALFSEELGLDRVNFEGDLEQVMKALQWGGWDFAPSGHLIRDILCIVNSFVSTSFSHVCRQGNTVAHALA